The uncultured Methanoregula sp. genomic sequence GCTGAGAGGACTGCCGCTGCGATGCTCACTTCAGCCCGTCATCCTGTGATATCTGTAAACGGGAATACTGCAGCCCTTGCAGCACAGGAAATAGCAGCTTTGCAGAAAGCAAGCGGGGCACAGGTGGAAGTCAACCTCTTTCACCGGACAGAAGAACGGGTACAGCAGATAGAAGACCTTCTGCGATCGGCTGGAGCCGATGTCTTCTCCGGGGAGGCCGAACGCCTTCTTCCCCTCGATCACGACCGGGCATGGTGCCGTCGCGAGGGGATGTATTCCGCTGATGTCATACTCGTTCCGCTTGAGGATGGCGACCGTTGCGAAGCTCTCGTTCGCATGGGAAAGACCGTTATCGCCATTGACCTCAACCCCCTTTCGCGCACTGCACGGAGGGCAACCCTCACGATCGTCGATGAACTTACCCGCGCACTCCCGGAAATTTCCCGGGCATGCCACGATCTGACCCAAAAAGACAAAAAACATCTTACCGAATCCCTGAATAATCATTATCTTTTATCTGAGGCAATACGTGAAATGACTGAGAGGCTGAACCATGCTCTGGACTGAACAATTCCGGCCGGGAACCCTCGATGAGATCATTGGACAGGACCAGGTCATGCGCCATCTTTCACGGTTTGCTGCCTCAAAAACTGTGCCGCACCTCATCCTCACCGGCCCTCACGGTACTGGCAAAAGTGTTGCCGCAGAGTGTTTTGCAAAAGCGCTCTACGGGGAGAACTGGGAACAGAACACTTCCGTCTTCCCCACGGCAGACGTGTTCCTTCAGGGGAAAGCGTTCCTTGAACAGGACGAACGGTTTCTCCACGTTTACCAGAAAAGCCAGTCCCTCATCACCAATTTCAAGTACGTCATCAAATGGTACGCCTCCATGCGCCCCCTTGACGCAGAATTCAAGCTGATAGTATTCGAAGATGCGCATGCCCTGACACGGGATGCCCAACAGGCGCTGCGCAGGATCATGGAACGGACAAGCGGTACCTGCCGGTTCATACTTACAACTACCAACCAGAGTGCACTCATCCCGTCCATCACGTCACGCTGTCTCCCGTTATTTTTTGCTCCTCTCGGGCAGGATCTTGTACTGGAAAAACTCCGGTCTATCAAAGATCAACAGAACCAGGATTATCATCCCTGTTCGGATGACGAGCTGGATCTCATCGCCCAGGCTGCACAGGGAGATCTTCGCCGGGCTATCCTGCTGATCCAGGTTGCACTCCAGACAGGGCGCTGCGGCGACCTGTTTCACATTGCCCAGTCAGAGACAGCAACAGTTGCAGATTCCGCAATCGCCACACTCAAGGCAGGGGATGCAAAAGGAGCTGTCCGCAAGCTGGAATCGCTCATGATCGATTACGGTCTTTCGGGAAGCGAGGTCTTTTCCGGGATCCGGAGCACTATCCGGCGCGAATACAACCATCCCGATCTTGTCATTGCCCTTGCTGATGCGGAATACCGCACGCGGCATGCAAACAACGAGTTTATTCAGGTATCTGCCTTTGCAACCGGCATCCAGGGGATCTTTCCATGAGCTCGGCAAAACAGGATAAAATCCGGGAGCATTACGATACCGTTGCCGATACCTATGACGATTACTACGATCAATATCGCGGAAGGAACTACCACAACCACATCAGTAGTTATATGATCCGGGCCCTGCCGGAAAAAGGAAAACTTCTCGATATCGGATGCGGAACCGGCCTCTTTATCGAGAAATACATCCAGAACGGGGGTACTGCCATCGGCCTTGATATCAGCAGACGGATGCTTGTCCAGGCAAGAAAGCGGTGCGCGTGCAGCGAATTCACACTAGCTTCCGCGGATACGGTCCCGTTCAGCGACAACTCGTTTGACGCCGTTTCAAGTCTCCTGGTATTTAGCTACGTCAAAGACCCTCAGGAAATGCTCAACGAGGTTTACCGGGTGCTCCGGCCCGGGGGATCCATTGCCATCTGTACTCTCGGGAAAAAACTGATCACAAAAGGGATACCGGCGCTCTATTACCTCAGCGAAAAAATGAACGTCAACCATATCCTGATGAAAGATTTCGGGGAACACTATTTTGACAGGGATGAGATGAACCGGCTGTTCTGCAATGCCGGATTCGGAGATATTTCTATCGGATGGTGCTCGTTTGCCCATATAGATATGATCGATCCGATCTTCCACCTGGCAAGAAAGATGGAGCCATTTGTCGAGAAACGGATTCCCCAGCTTGCGTATAACATCTTTGTCAGTGCAAAAAAACCGGCTGACTAGGAACCGGTTCCTTTCTGCTTCTTCATCAGGTTTGCAAGCACACGCTGCTTTTTCTGTATCGCAGCTTCAGATGCCCGCAGGACATTCTCTTTCATCTCATCGAAATTTCTTACATCCGTATCGGCAACTTTTTTCACGGGCGTGTACGCCGATTCCCGGAAACGGGGGGCAAAATCCTGCTCTTTCCCTTCGACCATGAGGACGGATTCGGGCTTTCCTTTTTCCGCGTACCCGATCGCATGTATCTTCACCCCAGCGGATTTTATAACCCGGCAGATCTCGTCCGCAGCATCAGGAGGTGCTACGATGAGGAGTGCATCGAGGGATACGCCAAGATAATCGATCTGCAGTTTTTCAAGCATCCTGCGGACATGAGGTTCAACAAGACCTGACATCGCCGCTTCATCGATAACAATCTTACATCCGGCCGTTTCCGCCATCTCGAAGGCGTCGCCCCGCAAACCGCCATTGGTTACATCGGTCATGGCATGGATATGGTAAAAAATATCGTTCTTCATGAGAGTTTCGCACGCGGTAAGGAAGTTAAGATTGATAGTTTGTTCGACAACCTCGGGAAACCCGGAGTAGATAGCCGCGGTAGCAATGGTTCCTCCCCCGGCACCTTCAGTCATCAGAAGAACATCGCCCGGGGCTGTTGA encodes the following:
- a CDS encoding 4-phosphopantoate--beta-alanine ligase — protein: MIPKSHPRYRSLVTRERLAGCARSGIVSWEGLTAHGRGEAFDYLLGEKTTESARLAERTAAAMLTSARHPVISVNGNTAALAAQEIAALQKASGAQVEVNLFHRTEERVQQIEDLLRSAGADVFSGEAERLLPLDHDRAWCRREGMYSADVILVPLEDGDRCEALVRMGKTVIAIDLNPLSRTARRATLTIVDELTRALPEISRACHDLTQKDKKHLTESLNNHYLLSEAIREMTERLNHALD
- a CDS encoding AAA family ATPase, coding for MLWTEQFRPGTLDEIIGQDQVMRHLSRFAASKTVPHLILTGPHGTGKSVAAECFAKALYGENWEQNTSVFPTADVFLQGKAFLEQDERFLHVYQKSQSLITNFKYVIKWYASMRPLDAEFKLIVFEDAHALTRDAQQALRRIMERTSGTCRFILTTTNQSALIPSITSRCLPLFFAPLGQDLVLEKLRSIKDQQNQDYHPCSDDELDLIAQAAQGDLRRAILLIQVALQTGRCGDLFHIAQSETATVADSAIATLKAGDAKGAVRKLESLMIDYGLSGSEVFSGIRSTIRREYNHPDLVIALADAEYRTRHANNEFIQVSAFATGIQGIFP
- a CDS encoding methyltransferase domain-containing protein, whose protein sequence is MSSAKQDKIREHYDTVADTYDDYYDQYRGRNYHNHISSYMIRALPEKGKLLDIGCGTGLFIEKYIQNGGTAIGLDISRRMLVQARKRCACSEFTLASADTVPFSDNSFDAVSSLLVFSYVKDPQEMLNEVYRVLRPGGSIAICTLGKKLITKGIPALYYLSEKMNVNHILMKDFGEHYFDRDEMNRLFCNAGFGDISIGWCSFAHIDMIDPIFHLARKMEPFVEKRIPQLAYNIFVSAKKPAD